From a single Oceanobacillus kimchii X50 genomic region:
- a CDS encoding FtsW/RodA/SpoVE family cell cycle protein gives MNKKQNYYFQTDLILLFLGFVIISLLAIYNAQQIDQTNTNFVIRQIAFFGIGVCFVAAIQFIDLEQLYRGSIYIYLGGVFLLGLLLISPDAIAREINGANSWFTLPGLSIQPAEFAKMSTILFLAATITGHKEKTEVQTMKTDIMLLLKLIVYTLIPVGLIMLQPDFGTSMVYLFIAGMMTILSGINWKIIVSLIVGLISIAAAAILAIIRFPQFAIDVLGVAPYQVDRIMTWFDPSQQSADATFQFERSHMSLGSGQLFGKGMSGLEVQYPEAHTDFIFSVIGESFGFIGSAIVIFLYFMLLYRLVTLGLSIYKHSPFGTYFCFGFLSLMLIHVFQNIGMTIGIMPITGIPLLLISYGGSSVMSTMLGLAIVYRVAVEHTIQNDYLFK, from the coding sequence ATGAATAAAAAACAAAATTATTATTTTCAAACTGATTTAATCCTACTCTTTTTAGGATTTGTAATCATTAGTTTATTGGCTATTTATAATGCGCAGCAAATTGATCAAACTAATACAAATTTTGTCATAAGACAAATTGCTTTTTTTGGTATTGGTGTTTGTTTTGTGGCAGCAATACAATTTATCGACCTCGAACAGTTATATAGAGGTAGTATATATATCTATTTAGGTGGAGTTTTCTTATTGGGACTCTTGCTTATTAGTCCTGATGCAATTGCAAGGGAAATTAATGGAGCAAATAGTTGGTTCACCTTACCTGGGTTGTCCATTCAACCTGCCGAATTTGCGAAAATGTCGACGATTTTATTTCTAGCAGCAACGATAACTGGCCATAAAGAAAAGACAGAAGTTCAAACTATGAAAACGGATATTATGTTACTACTTAAACTGATTGTTTATACATTGATACCAGTTGGGTTAATTATGCTACAGCCTGATTTTGGTACGTCGATGGTGTATTTGTTTATTGCAGGAATGATGACTATTTTATCAGGTATTAATTGGAAGATTATTGTTTCATTAATTGTCGGTTTGATATCTATAGCAGCAGCTGCTATTCTAGCAATTATTCGATTTCCGCAATTTGCCATTGATGTTCTTGGAGTTGCACCATATCAAGTTGATCGAATTATGACTTGGTTTGATCCATCACAACAATCAGCAGATGCGACATTCCAGTTCGAACGCTCACATATGTCATTAGGTTCTGGGCAATTGTTTGGTAAAGGAATGAGTGGTTTAGAAGTACAATATCCAGAAGCGCATACAGACTTTATCTTTTCTGTAATTGGTGAAAGCTTTGGATTTATTGGAAGCGCAATTGTAATTTTTCTTTACTTTATGCTTTTATACCGTTTAGTAACTTTAGGTTTAAGCATTTATAAACATTCACCATTTGGCACATATTTCTGCTTTGGATTTTTAAGTTTGATGCTTATCCATGTGTTTCAAAATATCGGGATGACAATTGGGATCATGCCTATTACAGGAATTCCGTTACTACTTATAAGCTATGGAGGTAGTTCTGTCATGTCCACTATGTTAGGATTGGCAATAGTTTACCGAGTAGCGGTGGAACATACGATACAAAATGACTATCTATTTAAATAA
- a CDS encoding transporter associated domain-containing protein yields the protein MTIALIGLLSLIVGIACFMTWKKGLLVINTSALKKTKEHASPEPETNIYEFNDKHISDIVVHRLDMCVLEVDTPYEEVMDVIINNPYNRYPVFEEDIDQIVGIIHVKDVLSYLHKHNDTTKFQLRNIMHNPFFILESQRVDLAFKDMQKEQIALAIVLDEYGGTEGLITTEDMVKEMVTDVLQEDDSYVLNKPSFIQQLAGNRYRIHAHSPLYELEGILGITFPEENFNTLSDFLIDQLGYIPANHEKPNLLYKNVQFEVTEISSQQIHSVIATIYEEGVTFIDQFHKQPS from the coding sequence TTGACGATAGCGCTGATAGGTTTACTTAGTCTAATTGTAGGCATAGCATGTTTTATGACTTGGAAAAAGGGGCTGCTGGTAATCAATACAAGTGCGCTTAAAAAAACAAAAGAGCACGCATCACCTGAACCTGAAACAAACATCTATGAATTTAATGATAAACATATTTCGGATATCGTTGTTCATCGTTTAGATATGTGTGTGCTTGAAGTTGATACACCCTATGAGGAAGTAATGGATGTTATTATAAATAATCCATATAACAGATATCCTGTATTCGAAGAAGATATCGACCAAATAGTAGGAATTATTCACGTAAAAGACGTACTTTCTTACTTACATAAACATAATGATACCACCAAGTTTCAACTTCGAAATATCATGCATAATCCCTTCTTTATCTTAGAATCACAACGTGTAGACCTTGCATTTAAGGATATGCAAAAAGAACAGATTGCACTTGCGATTGTTTTAGATGAATATGGTGGCACAGAAGGTCTCATTACAACTGAAGATATGGTTAAAGAAATGGTTACTGATGTCCTTCAAGAAGATGATAGTTATGTATTGAATAAACCATCTTTTATCCAACAACTGGCTGGAAATAGATACCGAATTCATGCTCATTCACCATTGTACGAATTAGAAGGTATACTGGGCATCACTTTTCCTGAAGAGAATTTTAATACTTTAAGTGATTTCTTAATCGATCAATTAGGCTATATCCCTGCCAATCATGAGAAGCCGAACCTTCTCTATAAAAATGTACAATTCGAAGTAACTGAAATATCTTCACAACAAATACATTCTGTTATAGCAACCATTTATGAAGAAGGAGTAACATTTATCGATCAGTTTCATAAGCAACCTAGTTAA